A genomic window from Cricetulus griseus strain 17A/GY chromosome 4, alternate assembly CriGri-PICRH-1.0, whole genome shotgun sequence includes:
- the Gramd2a gene encoding GRAM domain-containing protein 2A isoform X2: MAGESGWRAGRCHQAVRQQALQQMRSTAFSDQEKKPCPNPATMPSLTGSEESNQQMHGKTAPLKSSVPCTEKPEKVQKAPDDSSLHWSEGSKSEEIKKYGREGTLLSKYNQQYHKLFKDIPLEEMVLKVCSCALQRDLLLHGRLYISPNWLCFHASLFGKDIKVVIPVVSVQLIKKHKMARLLPNGLAITTNTSQKYVFVSLLSRDSVYDMLRRVCTHLQPSSKKSLSVRKFPEEAECESPVIADAESKGLREVLIPEMKWRKVCPASTSLSLPDNISCVSRIPTDSTDSCFPSRKPSGSETACDADVLEEEPMMDQELRLWDSRLLKVIFVMICFLVVSSSYLAFRISRLEQQLCSLNWGGPLPGDR; the protein is encoded by the exons ATGGCAGGTGAGAGTGGCTGGAGGGCGGGGAGATGTCACCAGGCAGTCAGGCAGCAAGCACTCCAACAGATGCGTTCAACTGCCTTTTCGGACCAGGAGAAAAAGCCCTGCCCAAACCCAGCAACCATGCCGTCTCTTACTGGAAGTGAGGAGAG CAACCAACAAATGCATGGAAAGACAGCGCCTCTGAAGAGCTCCGTGCCCTGCACGGAGAAACCAGAAAAGGTCCAGAAGGCCCCAGACGACAG TAGTCTACACTGGTCAGAAGGCTCGAAGAGTGAAGAGATAAAAAAGTATGGCCGGGAAGGG ACACTGCTGAGCAAATACAACCAGCAGTACCACAAGCTGTTTAAAGACATCCCCTTGGAGGAGATGGTTCTCAAAG TGTGTTCCTGTGCCCTCCAAAGAGACCTTCTTCTGCATGGCCGGCTCTATATCTCTCCCAACTGGCTCTGCTTCCATGCCAGCCTCTTTGGCAAGGACATCAAG gtGGTCATTCCTGTGGTGTCTGTACAGTTGATCAAAAAACACAAGATGGCACGGCTCCTTCCCAATGGACTGGCCATCACCACAAACACCAGCCAGAAG TATGTCTTTGTGTCTCTGCTCTCCCGGGACAGTGTATATGATATGCTGAGGAGGGTCTGCACTCACCTACAG ccTTCCAGCAAGAAGAGTCTAAGTGTAAGGAAATTCCCCGAGGAAGCTGAGTGCGAGTCTCCAGTGATTGCTGACGCTGAGAGCAAGGGCCTGAGG GAAGTCCTTATTCCTGAGATGAAGTGGAGAAAAGTGTGCCCAGCCTCCACATCACTGTCACTCCCAGACAACATCTCTTGTGTCTCTCGGATACCCACAGATTCCACAGATAGCTGCTTTCCCTCCAGGAAACCTTCAGGGTCTG AGACCGCCTGTGACGCAGATGTGTTGGAGGAAGAGCCCATGATGGACCAGGAATTGAGGCTGTGGGATTCCCGGCTCCTCAAAGTCATCTTTGTGAT